The following are encoded in a window of Penicillium oxalicum strain HP7-1 chromosome II, whole genome shotgun sequence genomic DNA:
- a CDS encoding Hydroxymethylglutaryl-CoA lyase — protein MTVRTASASPSPVQIVEVGPRDGLQNVPGTVSTSTKCELIQRLRRAGLTAIELTSVVSPRAVPQLADCRDLLGDSYVKELLRQAQSRAQRGHTEDHRPAAAAATSIRCPVLVPNVKGLEIALDQGVKEVARIARAREVTRLAIKAGVAVRGYVSCIFEDPYDGPTPHTAVLRCVQSLLDAGCHEISLGDTLGVGSPANVHSLLDYLTRHDIPIDRLAGHFHDTYGQAVANVWEAYRHGVRVFDSSVAGLGGCPYAPGSKGNVATEDVVYMFHNAGIGTGVDLVQLAETGEWISRELDQMNASRVGEGEEEGGGREGGREEEGGKRNTFINRVNLHSGQIHTFKLYSHGTNLVQVDINVLFLLLLLLLLLLLFFFFFFFFFFFFFFFFFISFFLFGYVLDSIRQEPITHQFTHPVPNLSAESVKLAKTVKYLPNNTPLKY, from the exons ATGACCGTGCGAACGGCTTCAGCTTCACCATCTCCAGTGCAAATCGTCGAAGTCGGCCCTCGCGACGGTCTCCAAAACGTCCCTGGCACAGTGTCCACCTCGACCAAGTGCGAATTGATTCAACGTCTGCGACGCGCCGGTCTCACCGCAATCGAACTGACTTCGGTGGTGTCACCGCGTGCCGTCCCGCAATTGGCCGATTGTCGAGATTTACTGGGGGATTCTTATGTGAAAGAGCTTTTACGTCAGGCGCAATCACGGGCGCAACGGGGACATACCGAAGATCACCgtcctgctgctgctgctgccacgTCCATCCGTTGTCCGGTGCTGGTGCCGAATGTCAAGGGCCTGGAGATTGCTCTTGATCAGGGTGTCAAAGAGGTCGCGC GCATTGCACGAGCTCGAGAAGTGACTCGTCTGGCTATCAAGGCCGGTGTTGCAGTCAGAGG ATACGTCTCCTGTATCTTCGAAGACCCCTACGACGGCCCAACCCCCCACACCGCAGTACTCCGCTGCGTCCAATCCCTCCTTGACGCCGGATGTCACGAAATCAGTCTCGGCGACACTCTAGGCGTGGGCTCCCCCGCCAACGTCCACTCCCTCCTCGACTATCTCACCCGTCACGACATCCCCATTGACAGATTGGCCGGCCACTTCCACGACACGTACGGTCAGGCCGTGGCGAATGTCTGGGAAGCGTACCGCCATGGGGTACGCGTCTTTGACAGTAGCGTTGCCGGACTGGGTGGGTGTCCGTATGCGCCGGGGTCCAAGGGGAACGTGGCGACGGAGGATGTGGTGTACATGTTTCATAATGCGGGAATTGGGACCGGGGTGGATTTAGTTCAGTTGGCGGAGACGGGGGAGTGGATTTCGAGAGAGTTGGACCAGATGAATGCGAGTCGGGTGG gagaaggagaggaagaaggaggaggaagagaaggagggagagaagaagaaggaggaaaaagaaacacatTCATCAACAGGGTCAACCTCCACTCTGGTCAAATTCACACCTTCAAGTTGTATTCCCACGGCACAAATCTCGTTCAAGTGGACATTAAtgtcctcttcctcctcctcctcctcctcctcctcctcctcctcttcttcttcttcttcttcttcttcttcttcttcttcttcttcttcttcttcatctccttcttcctcttcggtTACGTGCTCGATTCCATCCGACAAGAACCAATTACCCACCAATTCACGCACCCAGTTCCAAACCTGTCAGCAGAGAGCGTGAAACTCGCCAAAACAGTCAAATACTTACCAAACAACACTCCACTAAAGTATTGA
- a CDS encoding 1,3-beta-glucanosyltransferase gel1 has protein sequence MKGPISSWAVALSLGAQSVLAAPSTSSTNVKRDSDITPITVKGNAFFKGDERFYIRGVDYQPGGSSKLADPIADAESCKRDIKNFKDLGLNTIRVYSVDNSADHDECMKALADAGIYLVLDVNTPKYSLNRANPGPSYNDVYLQYIFATVDKFARYDNTLAFFSGNEVINDGPSSTAAPYVKAVTRDLRNYLREQKLRQVPVGYSAADVDTNRLEMAEYMNCGSDEERSDFFAFNDYSWCDPSDYKTSGWDQKVKNFTGYGLPLFLSEYGCNTNKRQFQEVAALYDTKMTGVYSGGLVYEYSQEDSNYGLVEIKGNNVSPLSDYKALKAALDKTANPTGDGNYNKTGGANPCPKKNSPNWDVDASGSLPTTPKPAEKYLKDGAGKGAGFSGKGSQWAGTPSSSNTTGDGSSSSSGSSSSGSSTSGAAGTTSSGAAAGLVKPFTVSMAPVAVSLVTVVSTLFGASFILL, from the coding sequence ATGAAGGGTCCTATTTCTTCCTGGGCCGTGGCCCTCTCGCTGGGCGCGCAGTCCGTCCTCGCCGCCCCTTCCACCAGCTCGACCAACGTCAAGCGGGACAGCGATATCACCCCCATCACCGTCAAGGGTAACGCCTTCTTCAAGGGTGATGAGCGCTTCTACATCCGTGGTGTCGACTACCAGCCCGGTGGTTCCTCCAAGTTGGCCGACCCCATCGCCGATGCGGAGTCCTGCAAGCGCGACATCAAGAACTTCAAGGACCTCGGCCTCAACACCATCCGTGTCTACTCGGTCGACAACTCGGCCGATCACGATGAGTGCATGAAGGCCCTCGCCGATGCGGGTATCTACCTGGTGCTCGACGTCAACACCCCCAAGTACTCCCTGAACCGTGCCAACCCCGGTCCCTCGTACAACGACGTCTACCTGCAGTACATCTTCGCAACCGTCGACAAGTTCGCCCGCTACGACAACACCCTCGCTTTCTTCTCCGGTAACGAGGTCATCAACGACGGTCCCTCCTCCACGGCGGCCCCCTACGTCAAGGCCGTCACTCGTGACCTGCGCAACTACCTGCGTGAGCAGAAGCTGCGCCAAGTGCCCGTCGGTTACTCCGCCGCGGATGTCGACACCAACCGCCTGGAAATGGCCGAGTACATGAACTGCGGTTCCGACGAGGAGCGCTCcgacttcttcgccttcAACGACTACTCCTGGTGCGACCCCTCGGACTACAAGACCTCGGGCTGGGACCAGAAGGTCAAGAACTTCACCGGCTACGGTCTGCCCCTCTTCCTGTCCGAGTACGGCTGCAACACCAACAAGCGTCAGTTCCAGGAGGTTGCCGCGCTGTACGACACCAAGATGACCGGTGTCTACTCGGGTGGTCTGGTCTACGAGTACTCTCAGGAGGACAGCAACTATGGTCTGGTGGAGATCAAGGGTAACAACGTCTCGCCCCTGTCCGACTACAAGGCCCTCAAGGCAGCGCTGGACAAGACCGCCAACCCCACTGGTGATGGCAATTACAACAAGACCGGCGGTGCCAACCCCTGCCCCAAGAAGAACTCTCCCAACTGGGACGTCGATGCCTCCGGTTCCCTGCCCACCACCCCCAAGCCTGCCGAGAAGTACCTCAAGGACGGTGCCGGTAAGGGTGCTGGTTTCAGCGGCAAGGGCTCCCAGTGGGCTGGCACTCCTTCCAGCTCCAACACCACCGGTGACggttccagctccagctccggcTCTTCTAGCTCCGGCTCTTCGACCTCGGGCGCCGCCGGTACCACTTCCTCCGGTGCTGCCGCTGGTCTGGTCAAGCCCTTCACGGTCAGCATGGCTCCCGTTGCCGTCAGCCTGGTGACTGTGGTGTCCACCCTGTTCGGTGCCAGCTTCATCCTGCTGTAA